In a single window of the Danio rerio strain Tuebingen ecotype United States chromosome 20, GRCz12tu, whole genome shotgun sequence genome:
- the sf3b6 gene encoding splicing factor 3B subunit 6, which produces MAMQAAKRANIRLPPEVNRILYIRNLPYKITAEEMYDIFGKYGPIRQIRVGNTPETRGTAYVVYEDIFDAKNACDHLSGFNVCNRYLVVLYYNANRAFQKMDTKKKEEQLKLLKEKYGINTDPPK; this is translated from the exons ATGGCGATGCAAGCGGCTAAACGAGCGAAT ATTCGTTTACCTCCTGAGGTGAACCGGATATTATATATCCGTAACCTTCCTTACAAGATCACTGCAGAGGAGATGTATGACATTTTTGGAAAGTATGGGCCTATTCGTCAAATCAGAGT CGGGAACACACCAGAGACCAGAGGCACAGCCTATGTTGTATATGAAGACATCTTTGACGCCAAAAATGCCTGTGATCACCTTTCAGGGTTCAACGTCTGCAACAGATACTTGGTTGTGTTGTATTATAATGCAAACAGG GCTTTCCAAAAAATGGACACAAAGAAAAAGGAGGAGCAGCTGAAACTTCTCAAAGAGAAGTACGGGATAAACACAGACCCACCAAAATAG